The genomic region ACGCTCCCTCAGGATGACACCTATCTTAAAAAGAACAAAATTAAGGACTTAGGGGGTGCGCGGTTTTAAACTTTAAACTGTGCACTTTTAAAATTTAGCTAACAGATTGGAAGCTCGTTTGCGGTTGTCGATGCTGGTATCGAAACCGGAAACCAGCCTCGAGCATCAAGCTTGCTCAATAGCGCTAATTTTATCAAATATGAGACTGGATAACTTTTTCTTGGATATATTCTTCAGCCTTTTTTCGTTTTCAAATTTGTCTATGATCATACAAGACACTTTATTATCGCCAAAAGGCCGGCACCGGCCTCCGGCTTTATTAGCAACTATAAAGTCCAATCCCTTCTTTTTAAGTTTTAACCGGGCGTTTTTAATTAAATCTCTCGTTTCCAGGCTAAACCCCACCAATATTTTTTTGCCTTTATGCTTACTTATTTCACCCAGAATATCGGGGTTCCTTACAAATCTTAAGGTCAACGGGCGTTGGGCTTTTATCTTTTCCGGTTTAGACCGGGCTGTTCGATAATCTGAAACAGCGGCGGTCATAATCAGACAATCGACCCGGCTGAAGAACTTTTTGACCATTCTTCTCATCTGAAGAGCTGTTGTTATTGGAATAAACCTGACATTCTTAAGGGGGGTTAATCCGGTAGGCCCGCTGATCAAGATAACCTTAAAATTACGCGCTCTTGCCTCTCTGGCTAACTGATAACCCATTGTTCCGGTAGAAAGATTGGATATAAACCGGACGGGATCTATAAATTCCCGGGTAGGACCTGAGGTAATCAGGATGGTTTTGGGCAGGGTCATTTTAAAATCTT from Candidatus Omnitrophota bacterium harbors:
- a CDS encoding phosphopantothenoylcysteine decarboxylase, coding for MTLPKTILITSGPTREFIDPVRFISNLSTGTMGYQLAREARARNFKVILISGPTGLTPLKNVRFIPITTALQMRRMVKKFFSRVDCLIMTAAVSDYRTARSKPEKIKAQRPLTLRFVRNPDILGEISKHKGKKILVGFSLETRDLIKNARLKLKKKGLDFIVANKAGGRCRPFGDNKVSCMIIDKFENEKRLKNISKKKLSSLIFDKISAIEQA